Proteins co-encoded in one Hyla sarda isolate aHylSar1 chromosome 4, aHylSar1.hap1, whole genome shotgun sequence genomic window:
- the LOC130367359 gene encoding olfactory receptor 1E1-like codes for MHEAFTNDTSDPVFYIFAFSTSENGRILILTVVLLIYLTILSGNLLIISLICLEPQLHTSMYFFLCNLSTLDILYVSTTLPKLIYVSHTGDHVMSYAACIAQMYLYLVFADTEGFLLTAMAIDRYIAVCFPLHYSRIMSKQVCVLLAFPTWFLASVNAFILTFFVSKMTFFGLVKLKNIFCDLKVILSASLSDTTSLNTYIFADAVLIGALPFGIILASYICIIYTVLKIKSSAGRWKTFSSCSSHITIVVLYYGSAMSLYLTKSVEQDVVFSMMFATLIPLLNPLVYSLRNKDILRAIKKNVYRKRT; via the coding sequence ATGCATGAAGCTTTTACCAATGACACATCCGATCCCGTGTTCTACATCTTTGCTTTCTCCACATCTGAAAATGGAAGGATATTAATTCTAACAGTGGTTTTGCTGATTTATCTGACTATTCTTAGTGGGAACCTTCTCATAATTTCATTGATATGTCTGGAGCCCCAGTTACACACATCCATGTACTTCTTCCTGTGCAATCTCTCCACATTAGACATTTTGTATGTCTCCACAACGCTCCCTAAGCTGATCTATGTTTCTCACACTGGTGACCATGTCATGTCTTATGCTGCTTGTATAGCTCAGATGTATTTGTATCTAGTATTTGCTGATACAGAGGGCTTTTTGTTGACAGCCATGGCCATTGACCGCTATATAGCAGTTTGCTTCCCGCTACATTACTCTCGCATTATGAGTAAACAGGTTTGTGTATTACTAGCATTTCCAACATGGTTTCTAGCTTCTGTCAATGCCTTCATTTTAACCTTTTTTGtctccaaaatgacattttttggcTTAGTAAAGCTCAAAAACATCTTCTGTGATCTTAAAGTCATACTCAGCGCTTCCCTCAGTGACACTACTTCTTTGAACACATACATTTTTGCAGATGCCGTGCTTATTGGCGCCCTTCCCTTTGGCATCATACTGGCGTCCTATATCTGCATCATATACACTGTCTTAAAAATTAAGTCTTCAGCTGGAAGATGGAAGACGTTCTCAAGCTGTTCTTCCCATATAACAATTGTTGTTTTGTACTATGGTTCCGCCATGTCCTTGTACTTGACAAAGTCTGTAGAACAAGATGTGGTTTTCTCGATGATGTTTGCTACTTTGATCCCATTGTTAAACCCTTTAGTATACAGCTTGAGGAATAAAGATATACTACGGGctatcaaaaaaaatgtatatagaaaaAGAACATGA